A window of Patescibacteria group bacterium contains these coding sequences:
- a CDS encoding M23 family metallopeptidase: MHTNEANGAASRSGRDGRSGKPGMGQGSCHVERSRRGAKDLARRARRSHTAAGLISGPSQRKIRMKGTNACLALLAIALLAYGCHLAPTTGSAEETPPDLDVGGATDGIAALHLPVPAGASMLCTQGTDGEHSHRARSTRHDLDLDTRNDRDEEAYAPIAGIARVHDEDPATGFGIHVNVDLGDGTYALVAHLKRAFVTDGQEVAVGTLIGYEGCTGACDGDHVHVGVHRGDAALPAERGESIPSAVLVRGADGTSLRLDGSDAVCGIPGGRSYASDLAVPLRHPDGALVKTPADPHVYQLDGGGARHVVDENAFYALGYDFDDVLTISDEELACYGVGATISSPADLDWTPAPGLVTGTLVREMSRSDVYAVTPRGLMPIADWPTLLMLGYAPARIRFVPDGTLAASGLPLGDCTTGFGCVTRARVSTCDEPVAFGLSDDGGAGGEQTPDGSPDPDALLALDGGQLGIAYVPGNVPDQTWFLVETAHADESLIRAYAPYPFEPVGNGFVAVVDDLVPGDLVRFVVITGDVAGINRSCEGAGDLAVRYEPDALIPTTRLGFDPDGCVHETVIPGVAEFDPEPEQGDDDGGNEDEPPQSDDGDDGAASDDPAADGVPPDGGDTDGTEDDGGGADGADDAGAAHALHLTWTTPFSATAQRITLSGEYLFADGSYGFFYHELGTVHDAATVTYDLDGVGSGDRFRFSAEYEMPDGHVSWSCIGPYDASQGLYGTRQGTAAADVDGEAVDIDTSDDPTSTGCGLILMIP, translated from the coding sequence ATGCATACGAATGAAGCCAACGGGGCGGCATCGCGGAGCGGAAGGGACGGGCGGTCGGGGAAACCGGGCATGGGACAAGGGTCGTGCCATGTCGAACGCTCTCGCCGCGGCGCGAAAGATCTGGCGCGCCGGGCGAGGCGGTCGCACACCGCGGCAGGCCTCATCAGCGGACCTTCACAAAGGAAGATCAGGATGAAAGGCACGAACGCCTGTCTCGCCCTTCTCGCCATCGCGCTCCTCGCGTATGGGTGTCACCTCGCGCCGACCACGGGATCGGCAGAAGAAACGCCTCCCGACCTCGACGTGGGAGGGGCGACGGACGGGATCGCCGCGCTTCACCTTCCCGTCCCGGCTGGCGCCTCGATGCTGTGCACCCAAGGAACGGACGGGGAGCACAGCCACCGCGCGCGATCCACGAGGCATGACCTCGATCTGGACACGCGCAATGACCGGGACGAGGAGGCGTACGCGCCGATCGCCGGCATCGCCCGGGTGCATGACGAGGACCCGGCGACGGGCTTCGGCATCCACGTGAACGTCGACCTTGGCGACGGCACCTACGCGCTCGTCGCGCACCTCAAGCGGGCGTTCGTCACCGACGGCCAGGAAGTGGCCGTGGGGACGCTCATCGGCTACGAGGGGTGCACCGGGGCCTGCGACGGCGACCACGTGCACGTTGGCGTGCACCGCGGCGATGCCGCCCTCCCGGCGGAACGCGGCGAAAGCATCCCCTCCGCCGTGCTCGTGCGCGGCGCGGACGGGACGAGCCTGCGGCTTGATGGGAGCGACGCCGTGTGCGGCATCCCGGGCGGCCGCTCGTATGCGTCGGACCTCGCGGTGCCGCTGCGGCATCCCGACGGGGCGCTCGTGAAGACCCCCGCGGACCCGCACGTGTACCAGCTGGACGGCGGAGGAGCGCGCCACGTCGTGGACGAGAACGCGTTCTACGCGCTCGGCTACGACTTCGACGACGTGCTGACGATCTCCGACGAGGAGCTCGCCTGCTACGGGGTCGGCGCCACCATCAGTTCGCCCGCCGACCTCGATTGGACGCCGGCGCCAGGCCTCGTGACCGGCACGCTCGTGCGCGAGATGTCGAGGAGCGACGTGTACGCCGTGACCCCGCGCGGGCTCATGCCCATCGCGGACTGGCCGACGCTGCTCATGCTCGGGTATGCGCCGGCACGCATCCGGTTCGTGCCTGACGGCACGCTCGCCGCCTCCGGGCTCCCGCTCGGGGACTGCACGACCGGGTTCGGCTGCGTGACGCGCGCGAGGGTCTCGACCTGCGACGAGCCCGTCGCGTTCGGCCTGTCCGATGATGGCGGTGCCGGCGGGGAGCAGACGCCGGACGGGTCGCCGGATCCCGACGCGCTGCTCGCGCTCGACGGGGGACAGCTCGGCATCGCCTATGTGCCCGGCAACGTCCCGGACCAGACCTGGTTCCTGGTCGAGACGGCGCACGCGGATGAGAGCCTCATCCGCGCCTACGCGCCGTATCCGTTCGAGCCTGTCGGGAACGGGTTCGTGGCGGTCGTGGACGACCTGGTGCCCGGAGACCTGGTGCGGTTCGTGGTCATCACCGGCGACGTTGCCGGAATCAACCGTTCGTGCGAAGGCGCGGGCGACCTGGCGGTCCGGTACGAGCCGGACGCGCTTATTCCAACGACGCGTCTCGGGTTCGACCCGGACGGGTGCGTGCACGAGACCGTCATCCCCGGCGTGGCGGAGTTCGACCCGGAGCCGGAACAAGGAGATGACGATGGAGGAAACGAAGATGAACCGCCGCAAAGCGACGACGGAGACGACGGCGCGGCATCGGATGACCCTGCTGCTGACGGCGTTCCGCCTGATGGCGGCGACACGGACGGGACCGAGGACGATGGAGGAGGCGCAGACGGAGCAGACGATGCTGGAGCGGCTCATGCGCTCCACCTGACCTGGACCACGCCGTTCTCCGCGACCGCACAGCGCATCACCCTCTCCGGCGAGTACCTGTTCGCGGACGGGAGCTACGGCTTCTTCTACCACGAGCTCGGGACGGTCCACGACGCCGCGACCGTCACCTACGACCTCGACGGGGTGGGGAGCGGCGACCGCTTCCGGTTCTCGGCGGAATACGAGATGCCGGACGGCCACGTGAGCTGGTCGTGCATCGGCCCCTACGACGCCTCGCAAGGGCTGTACGGGACGAGGCAAGGGACGGCCGCCGCCGACGTGGACGGGGAAGCGGTGGACATCGACACGTCCGACGACCCGACGAGCACTGGGTGTGGACTGATTCTGATGATTCCGTGA
- a CDS encoding DUF87 domain-containing protein has protein sequence MAIDIGQLGQAAAPPPKKAAPPPKAASVEQARVATERIALEEERIYRKGVVTVRDLISPASFEVTPTYLRVSGLYVRTVFIITYPRHIGLGWSSPIINMNRTFDVAMYFYPIPANVILKQLQKKVGVLEATIIGNADKGAPRDPLAETALRDVEALRDALTQGTEHFFQFAFYITIYATKEEELDRTGSEIEAMFGSKLIYSKAGYYQAEQGFNSTIPLGNDELMITYNMNTSPIAASFPFISSELTSDNGILYGINRHNNSLILFDRFSLQNANAVVFATSGAGKSYAIKLEILRSLMMGVDVIVIDPEMEYKHLSDAVGGTYISVSLASPAKVNPFDLPRAVGEGTRVEDIIRSAVITLKGLLRIMIGKPIGNEAGKVGFTPEEDSLLDRALIETYAKKDITADLMDLSNIEPPTMQDLQDVLEGMEGTADLVARLMKYTTGTFGGLLNSLTTVTMSNQLVIFSVRDLEDELRPTAVYSIVNYIWNVVRSERKKRILVIDEAWWLMQYEDSAKFVFALVKRCRKYFLGVTTITQDVNDFLRSPYGQAIVNNSSLQLLLKQSPAAIDLVQKTFLLTDGEKYLLLESGVGEGIFFAGQKHAAIKVVASYTEDQIVTTNPAQLLEIERAKKEFEAQMRGEEEKASGGKAPGKPETEREIDMAIDEEVKALDNDKAQADAAAKLLSSEETAKAELEKIKSSLIS, from the coding sequence ATGGCAATCGACATCGGACAACTCGGACAAGCCGCCGCGCCGCCGCCGAAGAAGGCCGCGCCGCCGCCGAAAGCGGCGAGCGTCGAGCAGGCGCGCGTCGCCACGGAGCGCATCGCGCTCGAGGAGGAACGCATCTACCGCAAGGGCGTGGTCACCGTGCGCGACCTCATCTCGCCGGCCTCCTTCGAGGTCACCCCCACCTACCTGCGCGTCTCGGGGCTCTACGTGCGCACGGTGTTCATCATCACCTATCCGCGCCACATCGGCCTTGGGTGGAGTTCGCCGATCATCAACATGAACCGCACGTTCGACGTGGCGATGTACTTCTATCCGATCCCGGCCAACGTCATCTTGAAGCAGTTGCAGAAGAAGGTGGGCGTGCTCGAGGCCACCATCATCGGGAACGCCGACAAGGGCGCGCCGCGCGACCCGCTCGCCGAGACCGCCCTGCGCGACGTGGAGGCGCTGCGCGACGCGCTCACCCAGGGGACCGAGCATTTCTTCCAATTCGCCTTCTACATCACCATCTACGCCACCAAGGAAGAGGAGCTCGACCGCACCGGCTCCGAGATCGAGGCGATGTTCGGAAGCAAGCTCATCTATTCCAAGGCCGGCTACTACCAGGCCGAGCAGGGGTTCAACTCCACCATCCCGCTAGGGAACGACGAGCTGATGATCACCTACAACATGAACACCTCGCCGATCGCGGCGAGCTTCCCGTTCATCAGCTCCGAGCTCACGAGCGACAACGGCATCCTCTACGGCATCAACCGCCACAACAACTCCCTCATCCTGTTCGACCGTTTCAGCCTGCAAAACGCGAACGCCGTCGTGTTCGCCACCTCCGGCGCGGGCAAGAGCTACGCCATCAAGCTCGAGATCCTGCGCTCGCTCATGATGGGGGTGGACGTGATCGTCATCGACCCGGAGATGGAATACAAGCATCTCTCCGACGCGGTGGGCGGCACCTACATCAGCGTGTCGCTCGCCTCGCCTGCCAAGGTGAACCCGTTCGACCTGCCGCGCGCCGTGGGCGAGGGGACGCGCGTGGAAGACATCATCCGGAGCGCCGTGATCACCCTCAAGGGCCTCCTGCGCATCATGATCGGCAAGCCGATCGGGAATGAGGCGGGCAAGGTGGGGTTCACCCCGGAGGAGGATTCGCTGCTTGACCGCGCGCTCATCGAGACGTACGCCAAGAAGGACATCACCGCGGACCTGATGGACCTGTCCAACATCGAGCCGCCCACCATGCAGGACCTGCAGGACGTGCTCGAGGGCATGGAGGGGACCGCCGACCTCGTGGCGCGCCTCATGAAGTACACCACCGGCACCTTCGGCGGGCTCCTCAACTCGCTTACCACGGTCACGATGAGCAACCAGCTGGTGATCTTCTCCGTGCGCGACCTCGAGGACGAGCTGCGCCCCACGGCGGTGTACTCCATCGTGAACTACATCTGGAACGTGGTGCGTTCCGAGCGCAAGAAGCGCATCCTGGTGATCGACGAGGCCTGGTGGCTCATGCAGTACGAGGACTCGGCGAAGTTCGTGTTCGCGCTCGTGAAGCGCTGCCGCAAGTACTTCCTCGGGGTCACCACCATCACCCAGGACGTGAACGACTTCCTGCGTTCGCCCTACGGCCAGGCGATCGTCAACAACTCCTCGCTCCAGCTCCTCCTGAAGCAGTCGCCGGCCGCCATCGACCTCGTGCAGAAGACCTTCCTGCTCACGGACGGGGAGAAGTACCTGCTGCTCGAATCCGGCGTGGGCGAGGGGATCTTCTTCGCCGGGCAGAAGCACGCGGCCATCAAGGTGGTCGCTTCCTACACCGAGGACCAGATCGTCACCACCAATCCGGCGCAGCTCCTCGAGATCGAGCGGGCCAAGAAGGAGTTCGAGGCGCAGATGCGGGGGGAGGAGGAGAAGGCTTCAGGCGGGAAGGCCCCAGGGAAGCCGGAAACCGAAAGGGAGATCGACATGGCGATCGACGAAGAAGTGAAGGCGCTCGATAACGACAAGGCCCAAGCGGATGCGGCCGCCAAGCTGCTCTCAAGCGAGGAAACGGCGAAGGCCGAATTGGAAAAGATCAAATCAAGCCTCATCAGCTGA
- a CDS encoding PrgI family protein produces MPEQFVVPQFIDAEDKILGPVTGRQFVIMLVVLMTDAILYKALPFVYFLMTAIPLFAMGVVLAFARVNGQPFHYFILNITQTFRKPQLRVWDKTLNDGELRALTRSVAPPPPAPPLRKAPVSASKLAELTLVVNTGGVYKPENGST; encoded by the coding sequence ATGCCGGAACAATTCGTCGTCCCACAATTCATCGATGCGGAAGACAAGATCCTCGGGCCCGTCACCGGACGGCAGTTCGTGATCATGCTCGTGGTGCTGATGACGGACGCGATCCTGTACAAGGCCCTGCCGTTCGTCTACTTCCTGATGACCGCGATCCCGTTGTTCGCCATGGGCGTGGTGCTCGCCTTCGCGCGGGTCAACGGCCAGCCGTTCCACTATTTCATCCTCAATATCACCCAGACCTTCCGCAAGCCCCAGCTGCGCGTGTGGGACAAGACGCTCAACGACGGCGAGCTGCGCGCGCTCACCAGGTCGGTGGCGCCGCCGCCGCCGGCCCCGCCCCTGCGCAAGGCGCCGGTATCGGCGTCCAAGCTCGCGGAGCTCACGCTCGTGGTGAACACCGGCGGGGTGTATAAGCCGGAAAACGGGAGTACGTAG
- a CDS encoding ComF family protein, which produces MIRWLIDALFPRFCVRCKAEGATICRTCDEAVTFSPVPGDVPQQAPLDGLLCAGPYVDPTLRRLIGAWKFGGDGQGREAVMKQVRAALETASELPVDAVAWVPLHEKRLRSRGFDQAREVAEEAARALCVPCVPLLSRSVHTRPRSLVGRADRKAGDLDGIFEAAGAMPARVLLCDDVFTSGATMGAAAHALKAAGAREVRGFAVARG; this is translated from the coding sequence ATGATTCGTTGGCTCATCGACGCCCTTTTCCCGCGTTTTTGCGTTCGGTGCAAAGCGGAAGGGGCGACGATTTGCCGGACGTGTGACGAGGCGGTCACGTTTTCTCCTGTCCCCGGTGACGTGCCACAGCAGGCGCCGCTCGACGGGCTCCTGTGCGCGGGGCCGTATGTCGATCCGACGCTGCGGAGGCTCATCGGGGCGTGGAAGTTCGGCGGGGACGGGCAGGGACGCGAGGCGGTGATGAAACAGGTCCGTGCCGCGCTCGAGACGGCGTCCGAGCTCCCCGTCGACGCCGTCGCCTGGGTCCCGCTGCACGAGAAACGCCTGCGCTCCCGCGGGTTCGACCAGGCCAGGGAAGTGGCCGAGGAAGCCGCCCGCGCGCTTTGCGTGCCATGCGTCCCGCTGTTGTCCCGCTCCGTGCACACCAGGCCGCGGTCCCTGGTCGGCCGCGCGGACCGCAAGGCCGGGGACCTGGACGGGATCTTCGAGGCGGCCGGTGCCATGCCCGCTCGCGTGCTCCTGTGCGACGACGTGTTCACGAGCGGGGCCACGATGGGCGCGGCGGCTCACGCGCTCAAGGCCGCCGGGGCCAGGGAGGTGCGGGGGTTCGCGGTGGCGAGAGGTTGA
- a CDS encoding four helix bundle protein, translating into MRIYDLERRTSEFAMDVRQLVKRLPMNPWNKEDGKQLIRSSGSIGANYLEGNEGVSRKDFVLRLKIAKKESRESGYWLGILDVGSSVVLAKERGRLTAEAGELVRIFGAIIGKVVV; encoded by the coding sequence ATGAGGATTTATGATCTTGAGCGGCGGACATCTGAGTTCGCCATGGACGTCCGTCAGTTGGTGAAGCGGCTGCCGATGAATCCTTGGAACAAGGAAGATGGCAAACAACTCATTCGGTCGTCCGGGTCCATTGGGGCGAATTATTTGGAAGGGAACGAAGGGGTAAGTCGGAAAGATTTCGTTCTTCGTTTGAAGATTGCAAAGAAGGAATCGCGTGAAAGCGGGTATTGGCTTGGAATCCTTGATGTGGGTTCCAGTGTCGTGCTTGCGAAGGAACGAGGACGGCTGACCGCCGAGGCAGGGGAACTGGTTCGTATTTTCGGTGCCATCATCGGCAAAGTCGTCGTATAA
- a CDS encoding serine--tRNA ligase — MIDPKLIVENPELVAENNRKRGKPIDVSMASRLAAERAKKIGKIDALRARGNEIAEAIPTASAEARPALAAEGKEVKEAAKALEAELGQIEAELAREVRMYPNILRADVPEGKDETGNVVLRTSMEPTTFDFEAKDHMELATALGMIDVERAAKVSGARFAYFTGAAVQLELALVQYALSELMKEGFVPVLPPHIISTKAMAAMGYLDHGGEEEVYHLKNDDAVLIGTSEQAIGPMLMDETLDAKDLPLRYVGISPCYRREAGSYGKDTKGILRMHQFDKVEMFSFTKPEESDAEHALILSLQERLMQGLKLPYQVVALCSGDIGAPSARTYDIETWMPGQNRYRETHSTSNTTDFQTRRLNIRYKDPSAGSGGAGKAKGLAHALNGTAFAIGRILIAILENYQHKDGSVVVPVVLRQWMGTDVIHPKTFA, encoded by the coding sequence ATGATCGACCCGAAACTGATCGTGGAGAACCCGGAGCTGGTGGCCGAGAACAACCGCAAGCGCGGCAAGCCCATCGACGTGTCCATGGCCTCGCGCCTGGCCGCGGAACGCGCGAAGAAGATCGGCAAGATCGACGCCCTGCGCGCCCGAGGGAATGAGATCGCCGAGGCGATTCCCACGGCCTCCGCCGAGGCCCGTCCGGCGCTGGCCGCGGAAGGGAAAGAAGTGAAGGAGGCGGCCAAGGCGCTTGAGGCGGAGCTCGGCCAGATCGAAGCCGAGCTCGCGCGTGAGGTGCGGATGTATCCCAACATCCTTCGCGCCGACGTCCCGGAGGGGAAGGACGAGACCGGCAATGTCGTTCTCCGGACATCCATGGAGCCGACCACGTTCGACTTCGAAGCGAAGGACCACATGGAGCTCGCGACCGCGCTCGGGATGATCGACGTGGAACGCGCCGCGAAGGTATCCGGAGCGCGATTCGCGTATTTCACCGGCGCCGCGGTGCAGCTCGAGTTGGCGCTCGTGCAGTACGCCCTTTCCGAGCTCATGAAAGAGGGGTTCGTCCCCGTGCTTCCGCCGCACATCATTTCCACCAAGGCCATGGCGGCGATGGGATACCTCGATCACGGAGGCGAGGAGGAGGTGTATCACCTGAAGAACGACGACGCGGTGCTCATCGGCACCAGCGAACAGGCAATCGGCCCCATGCTCATGGACGAGACGCTGGACGCGAAGGACCTTCCGCTGCGCTACGTGGGCATTTCTCCATGCTACCGCCGTGAGGCTGGCAGCTACGGCAAGGACACGAAGGGGATCCTGCGCATGCATCAGTTCGACAAGGTGGAGATGTTCAGTTTCACGAAGCCGGAGGAGTCCGACGCGGAGCACGCGCTCATCCTGTCGCTTCAGGAGCGGCTCATGCAAGGGCTCAAGCTCCCGTACCAGGTGGTCGCGCTGTGCTCGGGCGACATCGGGGCTCCCTCCGCCCGCACGTACGACATCGAGACCTGGATGCCGGGGCAGAACCGCTATCGCGAGACGCATTCCACGAGCAATACGACCGACTTCCAGACCCGTCGCCTCAACATCCGCTACAAGGACCCTTCGGCAGGCTCAGGGGGGGCTGGGAAGGCGAAGGGGCTCGCGCATGCGCTCAACGGCACCGCGTTCGCCATCGGCCGCATCCTGATCGCCATCCTTGAAAATTATCAGCACAAGGACGGGTCGGTCGTCGTCCCCGTCGTCTTGCGCCAGTGGATGGGAACGGATGTTATCCACCCCAAGACGTTCGCCTAA